One genomic window of Manihot esculenta cultivar AM560-2 chromosome 16, M.esculenta_v8, whole genome shotgun sequence includes the following:
- the LOC110604303 gene encoding ammonium transporter 2 member 5, protein MSYIPAPVPSPAPAPLLNLPSGLGFDESTPPWMSKADNAWQLTAATLVGLQSIPGLVILYGGGVKKKWAVNSAFMVIYAFACVLFCWVSWGYRMSFGEELVPFWGKANIALEQKFLLGPAFIGKFPSATMVFFQSVFASITLILIAGALLGRMNFYAWMMFVPLWLTFSYTFVAFSIWCPEGFLFKKGLIDYSGGFVIHLSAGVAGFTAAYWVGPRLTKDRERFPPNNIILMLAGAGFLWMGWTGFNGGDPYAASTDASLAVLNTHLCTATSLLTWLALDILYLGKASVIGAVQGMITGLVCITPAAGVVQGWAAVIMGLCSGSIPWFTMMVVHKKSKLLQKVDDTMAVFHTHAIAGSLGGILTGLFAEPHLCNLFAGSYGQFVGLFYGFQMRQVGTGLRQVGIQLLGILYVMTINVIVTSLICVVIQLVVPLRMSDEDMEIGDEAAHGEEAYAIWGDGYRHESYLGDELPATKRKAATGQVEMT, encoded by the exons ATGAGTTATATCCCGGCACCTGTACCATCTCCAGCTCCAGCCCCTTTGCTTAATCTTCCTTCTGGTTTAGGTTTTGATGAATCTACCCCACCATGGATGAGCAAGGCAGATAATGCATGGCAACTAACAGCAGCAACACTTGTTGGTTTACAAAGCATTCCAGGGCTTGTTATTCTATATGGTGGAGGTGTGAAGAAGAAATGGGCTGTGAACTCTGCTTTCATGGTGATTTATGCCTTCGCTTGTGTGCTTTTCTGTTGGGTTTCTTGGGGTTACAGGATGTCTTTTGGAGAAGAGCTTGTGCCTTTCTGGGGGAAGGCCAATATTGCACTTGAACAAAAATTCCTCCTTGGTCCAGCGTTCATTGGCAAGTTTCCCAGTGCAACTATGGTGTTTTTCCAATCTGTTTTTGCATCGATTACGTTGATTCTGATTGCTGGTGCCTTGCTGGGGCGGATGAATTTTTATGCCTGGATGATGTTTGTTCCGCTGTGGCTAACCTTTTCATACACTTTCGTAGCGTTTAGCATTTGGTGTCCTGAaggttttcttttcaaaaaaggGTTAATAGATTATTCTGGTGGCTTTGTGATTCATCTATCGGCTGGAGTTGCAGGTTTCACAGCAGCCTACTGG GTTGGTCCTCGCCTAACCAAGGACAGAGAGAGATTCCCTCCAAACAACATCATTCTTATGTTAGCTGGTGCAGGATTTCTATGGATGGGGTGGACAGGATTTAATGGAGGAGACCCTTATGCAGCAAGCACTGATGCTTCTTTGGCAGTCTTGAATACCCATTTGTGTACAGCCACAAGCTTGCTTACTTGGCTTGCACTTGACATCTTATATTTAGGCAAAGCTTCCGTTATTGGTGCTGTTCAAGGCATGATCACTGGTTTAGTCTGCATCACTCCTGCAGCTG GGGTTGTGCAAGGATGGGCAGCAGTAATTATGGGGCTGTGTTCAGGTTCAATTCCTTGGTTTACAATGATGGTTGTACACAAGAAGTCCAAGCTCCTCCAAAAGGTTGACGATACAATGGCTGTTTTTCACACGCATGCCATTGCAGGAAGCCTCGGTGGAATTCTCACAGGCCTATTCGCTGAACCCCATCTATGCAATTTGTTCGCTGGGTCATATGGCCAGTTTGTTGGCTTATTTTATGGTTTTCAAATGCGACAAGTCGGTACAGGGTTACGACAAGTAGGAATTCAGCTTCTGGGAATTCTGTATGTTATGACCATAAATGTTATTGTCACAAGCTTAATATGTGTCGTAATTCAACTTGTTGTGCCTCTGAGAATGTCTGATGAGGATATGGAGATTGGCGATGAAGCTGCTCATGGG